One window from the genome of Flavobacterium agricola encodes:
- a CDS encoding phage holin family protein, with the protein MALVLDFIITSLIILLLANFLPGIQVTSWWSALGVAIILALLNTFIKPVLVFFTFPITVVTFGLFLFVINAVIVILAGKLINGFQVSGFWYALLFSIVLSFAKGIIDSIFVSNQQ; encoded by the coding sequence ATGGCATTAGTATTAGATTTTATTATTACCTCATTAATTATTTTATTATTAGCTAATTTTTTACCCGGAATTCAAGTAACAAGTTGGTGGTCAGCTTTAGGCGTAGCTATTATTTTAGCCTTATTAAATACCTTTATCAAACCTGTTTTGGTATTTTTTACCTTTCCTATAACCGTAGTAACTTTTGGATTGTTTTTATTTGTGATAAATGCAGTGATTGTAATTTTAGCCGGAAAACTAATAAACGGATTTCAAGTTTCAGGCTTTTGGTACGCGTTATTATTTTCAATTGTATTGTCTTTTGCAAAAGGAATTATAGATTCCATATTTGTAAGCAACCAGCAATAA
- a CDS encoding G-D-S-L family lipolytic protein, with translation MKSTKYILFSLALATGVISCEPEFKDELSNASYSAGTADFSRYVAVGNSLTSGYMDGAMYRTGQSYSFPNLLAKQFALVGGGEFTQPSYADDVNNVGGIIANGNVIQSPKMIINLKAGGPQVINATPTVTLAPQAKAFNNMGVPGAKSFHLVAPGYGNPAGLPAAANPYFVRMATTPNTTVLADAVSLNPTFFTNWIGSNDVLSYALSGGAGVVRSAAETDPTTWGANDITSTTVFAGAYAAIMDALTANGAKGVVATIPNVTSIPYFTTVPFNPLTATALGQGNPEVGEATINTLNALFVGLNQGLESAQQAKRFTTFSTAAGNPVLIVDETLPDMSAVITAVISQTPYAALAPQLGTLLGKARHATASDLLVLTASSVIGTEQGSLPAPFNAFGVTVPLTDQFVLTPDEQANITTATTSFNQTIRQIAGAKDIPVADMNAIMQQLSTNGIVYSGIKYNANYFSTATVGIVLFSLDGVHPNARGYAFVANEVMKVIEKHYGAKLPEYVPNTFPGATILPTN, from the coding sequence ATGAAATCTACAAAATATATATTATTCTCTTTAGCTCTTGCAACAGGTGTTATATCTTGTGAGCCAGAATTTAAAGATGAATTATCAAATGCATCCTATTCTGCCGGAACGGCAGATTTTAGCCGATATGTTGCTGTTGGTAACTCGTTAACTTCTGGTTATATGGATGGAGCAATGTACCGTACCGGGCAATCATATTCTTTTCCTAATTTATTAGCAAAACAATTTGCTTTAGTTGGTGGTGGCGAATTTACGCAACCTTCTTATGCTGATGACGTAAATAATGTTGGGGGGATTATTGCTAACGGAAATGTTATTCAATCTCCAAAAATGATTATTAACTTAAAAGCTGGTGGGCCGCAGGTTATTAATGCAACTCCAACAGTAACTTTAGCGCCCCAAGCTAAAGCGTTTAATAATATGGGGGTTCCAGGAGCAAAATCTTTTCATTTAGTAGCACCGGGCTATGGTAATCCAGCAGGTTTGCCAGCTGCAGCAAACCCGTATTTTGTTAGAATGGCAACTACGCCTAATACAACGGTTTTAGCTGATGCAGTTTCATTAAACCCAACTTTTTTTACCAATTGGATTGGTAGTAACGACGTATTGTCTTACGCCTTATCTGGAGGGGCAGGAGTTGTTCGTTCTGCTGCAGAAACAGATCCTACAACTTGGGGAGCTAATGATATTACGAGTACAACTGTTTTTGCAGGAGCTTATGCAGCAATTATGGATGCTTTAACAGCTAACGGAGCAAAAGGTGTTGTAGCAACAATTCCAAATGTAACATCAATTCCTTATTTTACAACGGTTCCTTTTAACCCGTTAACAGCAACGGCATTAGGACAAGGTAACCCTGAAGTAGGAGAAGCTACAATTAATACATTAAATGCATTATTTGTTGGGTTAAACCAAGGTTTAGAATCGGCGCAACAAGCAAAACGTTTTACTACTTTTAGTACAGCAGCAGGAAATCCTGTTTTAATTGTTGACGAAACATTACCAGATATGAGCGCGGTAATTACAGCGGTAATAAGTCAAACGCCTTATGCTGCTTTAGCTCCTCAGTTAGGAACCTTATTAGGTAAGGCACGTCATGCAACAGCATCAGATTTATTAGTTTTAACAGCAAGTTCGGTTATTGGAACTGAGCAAGGTTCTTTACCAGCGCCATTTAACGCATTTGGTGTAACAGTGCCTTTAACAGATCAGTTTGTGTTAACGCCAGATGAACAAGCTAATATTACAACGGCAACTACATCATTTAATCAAACCATTCGTCAAATTGCAGGTGCAAAAGATATTCCGGTAGCTGATATGAATGCTATTATGCAACAATTATCTACAAACGGAATTGTTTACAGCGGTATTAAATACAATGCAAACTATTTTTCTACTGCAACGGTTGGTATCGTACTTTTCTCTTTAGATGGGGTACATCCAAACGCACGTGGTTATGCATTTGTTGCTAATGAAGTTATGAAAGTAATTGAAAAACATTATGGAGCTAAATTGCCAGAATATGTGCCAAATACATTCCCTGGTGCAACTATTTTGCCAACTAACTAA
- a CDS encoding OmpP1/FadL family transporter: MRKLMSLTVAVLTTSSVFAGGYRISMQGQKQLGMGHTGVAVVSSAESTFFNPAGLSFLEGKFNASVGGNYLVSHTKFQSVENNLAYESKNKGTPFSAYASYRVNEWFTAALGVYSPYGSTVKWDQNWAGSHLVNKISLQAIFIQPTIAIKLSDYFSIGGGPIMAVGGVNFNKNLFRGDGVLDENGNHPNVDIKGDGIVQWGYNVGFMLNPTDKLRLGFNYRSEIVMKAKDGKAEFTNIPAFMGGLGYKNGTTKFDASLPLPAEITVGLSYQVTEKLLLAFDYNRTQWAAYDNLTVDFTEMPGAPVNPSNPNVNPRNYKNVNTYRLGAQYVVNPEWTVRAGWYYDESPVQAGYFAPETPRNDSYAFTGGLSYNINSKLSIDASFLYLRFSQINASYDYHPEPVSGGQRSTFGGTYKNSAFSPGIGLSYKI; the protein is encoded by the coding sequence ATGAGAAAATTAATGTCGTTAACAGTTGCTGTCTTAACAACTTCGAGTGTTTTTGCTGGCGGGTATCGTATTTCGATGCAAGGACAAAAGCAACTTGGTATGGGGCATACAGGGGTAGCTGTGGTTAGTAGCGCAGAATCTACTTTTTTTAACCCTGCAGGTTTGTCTTTTTTAGAAGGGAAATTTAACGCCTCTGTTGGAGGAAATTACTTGGTAAGTCATACCAAATTTCAAAGCGTAGAAAATAATTTAGCTTACGAATCTAAGAACAAAGGAACACCTTTTTCCGCTTACGCATCTTATCGTGTTAACGAATGGTTTACAGCTGCTTTAGGTGTTTATTCTCCGTACGGAAGTACAGTAAAATGGGATCAAAACTGGGCTGGATCGCATTTAGTAAATAAAATCTCATTACAAGCTATTTTTATTCAACCAACCATTGCAATTAAATTATCAGATTATTTCTCAATCGGTGGTGGACCAATTATGGCCGTTGGTGGTGTAAACTTTAATAAAAACTTATTCCGTGGTGATGGCGTATTAGACGAAAACGGAAACCATCCAAATGTTGACATTAAAGGTGATGGAATTGTACAATGGGGGTATAATGTTGGTTTTATGTTAAACCCGACTGATAAATTAAGACTTGGTTTTAACTACCGTTCTGAAATTGTAATGAAAGCGAAAGATGGAAAAGCTGAATTTACCAACATTCCTGCATTTATGGGTGGTTTGGGATACAAAAACGGAACAACTAAGTTTGATGCGTCTTTACCTTTACCTGCCGAAATTACGGTTGGTTTATCGTACCAAGTTACCGAAAAATTATTACTAGCTTTTGATTATAACAGAACACAATGGGCTGCTTATGATAACTTAACAGTAGATTTTACAGAAATGCCAGGAGCGCCAGTAAACCCAAGTAATCCAAACGTAAACCCACGTAACTACAAAAACGTAAACACATACCGTTTAGGTGCTCAATATGTAGTAAACCCTGAATGGACGGTAAGAGCTGGTTGGTATTATGATGAATCTCCGGTACAAGCTGGTTATTTTGCGCCAGAAACGCCACGTAACGATTCGTATGCATTTACAGGTGGATTGTCTTACAACATCAACTCAAAATTATCTATTGATGCTTCCTTTTTATACTTAAGATTTAGTCAAATTAATGCATCGTATGATTATCATCCAGAACCTGTAAGTGGAGGACAACGTTCTACATTTGGAGGTACATACAAAAACTCAGCATTTTCTCCAGGTATTGGGTTAAGCTATAAAATTTAA
- a CDS encoding CBS domain-containing protein — MEGIQEYLVNDIQPLSGSDTTQKVLKIAQKHKCNHIPMVHNGVFMGCLNVEDVENASTKDSLTDFIYNLEKFFVLNTDSWFEVLQVFTKNQTNLVPVLNQNNQYIGYYELDDCIKFLAASPFFTEDGGTLVIEKEIHAYSFSEIAQIIESNNGKLLGLFISQFTDDVVQITLKTSILDLNGLLQTFRRYAYNIVSENQDDNYMNRLKKHSDYLDKYLNI, encoded by the coding sequence ATGGAAGGAATTCAGGAATATCTAGTAAACGACATACAACCTTTGTCTGGTTCAGATACAACACAAAAGGTTTTAAAAATTGCACAAAAGCACAAATGCAACCACATTCCTATGGTACATAACGGCGTGTTTATGGGCTGTTTAAACGTAGAAGATGTCGAAAATGCAAGCACAAAAGATTCACTTACTGACTTTATTTATAACTTAGAAAAGTTTTTTGTTTTAAACACCGATTCTTGGTTTGAAGTTTTACAAGTTTTTACAAAAAACCAAACCAATTTGGTTCCTGTTCTTAATCAAAACAACCAATATATTGGTTATTATGAGTTAGACGATTGTATTAAATTTTTGGCTGCATCACCTTTTTTTACTGAAGATGGCGGAACGCTTGTAATTGAAAAAGAAATTCATGCATATAGCTTTAGTGAAATTGCACAAATTATAGAAAGCAACAACGGCAAACTTTTAGGTTTGTTTATTAGCCAGTTTACCGATGATGTTGTTCAAATCACATTAAAAACAAGCATTTTAGATTTAAACGGTTTACTACAAACGTTTAGAAGATATGCCTACAACATTGTTAGCGAAAACCAAGACGACAATTACATGAATCGTTTAAAAAAACATTCGGATTACTTAGATAAATATTTAAACATATAA
- a CDS encoding NAD kinase: MKFAIYGQAYKSVTANIINRLLVEFRKIGAIAIFEADYYNILLENHIIEDSFETFNDYSNLPDDVIFFISIGGDGTMLRAANFVKSKNIPIVGINAGRLGFLANIQQDAIEHLISKLINNDFQISKRTLLTLQEGFAAQQFKINFALNEITISRKNSTSMIIIKTYIDDEYLATYWADGIIISTPTGSTGYSLSCGGPIITPDSNCLVITPIAPHNLTTRPLIINDKSRIKMQIETREPEFLVSVDSETQALQNDTEINICLASHTVNMVVFPGVTFLKTLRNKLLWGEDVRN; encoded by the coding sequence ATGAAATTTGCTATTTACGGCCAAGCTTATAAATCAGTAACGGCAAACATAATTAACCGCTTGTTGGTTGAGTTTCGCAAAATTGGCGCTATTGCTATTTTTGAAGCCGACTATTACAACATTTTGTTAGAAAACCATATTATTGAAGATAGCTTTGAAACTTTTAACGATTACAGCAATTTACCCGACGATGTGATTTTTTTTATTAGTATTGGTGGCGATGGTACCATGCTACGTGCTGCAAATTTTGTTAAAAGTAAAAACATACCTATTGTAGGAATAAATGCAGGAAGATTAGGTTTTTTAGCCAACATACAACAAGATGCTATTGAACATTTAATTTCTAAACTGATAAACAACGATTTTCAGATCTCAAAACGTACCTTGTTAACGTTGCAAGAAGGTTTTGCTGCGCAGCAATTTAAAATAAACTTTGCCTTAAACGAAATTACGATTTCGAGAAAAAACTCCACATCCATGATTATCATCAAAACTTATATTGATGATGAATATTTGGCAACATATTGGGCAGACGGCATTATTATCTCTACCCCAACAGGTTCAACCGGTTATTCGTTAAGTTGTGGTGGTCCAATTATTACCCCAGATTCAAATTGTTTGGTAATTACCCCAATTGCTCCGCACAACCTAACTACGCGCCCGTTAATTATTAACGACAAAAGCAGAATTAAAATGCAAATTGAAACGCGTGAACCTGAGTTTTTAGTTTCTGTAGATTCAGAAACACAAGCTTTACAAAACGATACCGAAATAAATATTTGCTTGGCATCGCACACGGTAAACATGGTTGTTTTTCCGGGCGTTACATTTTTAAAAACCTTACGTAATAAACTTTTATGGGGTGAAGATGTGCGAAATTAA
- the porG gene encoding type IX secretion system protein PorG: protein MKKLFVLFILLTFSNLHAQINEIGVFAGGTSFIGDVGKMNYVGLDEPAVGLLYRWNRSTRHAWRASLTHAKIADFDSKSNMPSRLKRGYSFHNTVTELAAGLEFNFFDYDLHSLNNQFTPYVFVGLAGFSYHELAIYYGQNYRLEKNKFSMAIPMAVGVKSKFTRNFTVGAEIGFRYTFTDNLDGSHPSNEKYQSLRFGNLNSNDWYVFTGITLTYTFGQNPCFCPF from the coding sequence ATGAAAAAACTATTTGTATTATTTATACTGCTTACCTTTAGCAACCTACACGCTCAGATTAATGAAATTGGCGTCTTTGCTGGTGGTACAAGCTTTATAGGTGATGTAGGAAAAATGAATTATGTAGGTTTAGACGAACCCGCTGTTGGTTTACTTTACCGCTGGAATCGCAGTACCAGACATGCTTGGCGCGCTTCGTTAACGCACGCTAAAATTGCAGATTTTGATAGTAAAAGTAATATGCCAAGCCGCTTAAAACGCGGATATTCGTTTCATAATACGGTTACAGAATTAGCAGCAGGTTTAGAATTTAATTTTTTTGATTACGATTTACATAGCTTAAACAATCAGTTTACGCCTTATGTTTTTGTTGGTTTAGCTGGTTTTTCTTATCATGAATTGGCTATTTATTACGGTCAGAACTACCGATTAGAAAAAAACAAATTTAGCATGGCAATCCCAATGGCAGTTGGAGTGAAATCTAAATTTACGCGCAATTTTACAGTTGGTGCAGAAATTGGATTTAGATATACCTTTACCGATAATTTAGACGGTAGCCATCCTAGCAACGAAAAATACCAAAGCTTGCGTTTTGGTAATTTAAATAGTAATGATTGGTATGTATTTACTGGTATTACGTTAACATATACCTTTGGCCAGAACCCTTGTTTCTGCCCTTTTTAA
- a CDS encoding isoprenyl transferase: MNTIQDIDKNNVPAHIAVIMDGNGRWAKKQGMMRVFGHENGVTSVKSTIEAAAKIGVKYLTLYAFSTENWNRPKFEVDTLMSLLFKSLKKELKTLNDNNIKLNVIGSIDNLPNNVKKELEFVIEQTKNNTHMTVTLALSYGSRNEIVEMVKKISSSVKNNIILETDIDESIINKHLYTSDLPDVDLLIRTSGECRISNFMLWQIAYAELYFTEVLWPDFTETHFYNAILSYQNRERRFGKTSEQIK, translated from the coding sequence ATGAATACAATACAAGATATAGATAAAAATAACGTTCCGGCACACATTGCTGTGATTATGGACGGAAATGGGCGTTGGGCAAAAAAACAAGGCATGATGCGTGTTTTTGGGCATGAAAATGGAGTTACTTCCGTAAAATCTACCATTGAAGCTGCAGCAAAAATCGGGGTTAAATATTTAACCTTGTATGCTTTTTCTACTGAAAACTGGAACAGACCAAAATTTGAAGTTGATACCTTAATGAGTTTACTTTTTAAATCTTTAAAAAAAGAATTAAAAACTTTAAACGATAACAACATTAAATTAAACGTAATCGGCTCTATTGACAACCTACCAAATAACGTAAAAAAAGAACTTGAATTTGTAATTGAACAAACCAAAAACAACACGCATATGACTGTAACCTTGGCATTAAGCTACGGTTCTCGAAATGAAATTGTTGAAATGGTAAAAAAAATTAGTTCAAGTGTTAAAAATAATATAATTTTAGAAACTGATATTGACGAATCAATTATAAATAAGCATCTTTATACATCAGATTTACCTGACGTAGATTTGTTAATTAGAACCAGCGGCGAATGCCGTATTAGTAATTTTATGCTGTGGCAAATTGCTTATGCAGAACTTTACTTTACAGAAGTGCTATGGCCTGATTTTACAGAAACGCATTTTTATAACGCTATTTTAAGTTATCAGAACAGAGAGCGTAGATTCGGAAAAACAAGTGAACAAATTAAATAA
- a CDS encoding POTRA domain-containing protein, with translation MFQKAIKQFIITSILLGTVQSATAQDQNEYVAGQKYILADIDVTGKLNFNKETVVTFTGLHKGQQITVPGEEISSAIKKLWKLGLFSDVNFYITKVQNDSIYLELDINELPKLNEVKFVGIKKGKAATLTKDTDLKKGKVVNENLLTTSKNYITNKYKNDGFFNTKVNISTHPDTTENSVNMTVLVDRGKKVKISDIVFTGNENLKNGKLKGAMKNTKKKSPLNPMRIFKSSKYVPEKYKEDLVAIIDTYKENGYRDARITEENVTYNPEKKHCKS, from the coding sequence ATGTTTCAAAAAGCTATAAAGCAGTTCATAATAACATCAATTCTGTTAGGTACTGTACAATCGGCAACAGCTCAAGATCAGAATGAGTACGTTGCAGGACAAAAATACATATTGGCCGATATTGATGTTACGGGTAAATTAAACTTTAATAAAGAAACAGTAGTTACATTTACTGGTTTACATAAAGGACAGCAAATTACCGTTCCAGGAGAAGAAATTAGTAGTGCAATTAAAAAACTTTGGAAACTTGGTCTTTTTAGTGATGTTAATTTCTATATAACTAAAGTACAAAACGACAGCATTTATCTTGAATTAGATATTAACGAATTACCTAAATTAAACGAGGTGAAATTTGTTGGTATTAAAAAAGGAAAAGCAGCTACGTTAACCAAAGATACAGATCTTAAAAAAGGAAAAGTTGTTAACGAAAACTTGCTAACAACATCTAAAAACTACATTACCAACAAATATAAAAACGACGGTTTTTTTAATACCAAAGTTAATATTTCTACGCATCCAGATACCACAGAAAACTCGGTTAACATGACCGTATTAGTTGACCGTGGTAAAAAAGTAAAAATATCTGACATTGTTTTTACGGGTAATGAAAACTTAAAAAACGGAAAGCTTAAAGGTGCTATGAAAAACACCAAAAAGAAATCGCCGTTAAACCCAATGCGTATCTTCAAATCTTCTAAATATGTTCCTGAAAAATATAAAGAAGATTTAGTTGCTATTATTGATACTTACAAAGAAAACGGT